The Gallus gallus isolate bGalGal1 chromosome 3, bGalGal1.mat.broiler.GRCg7b, whole genome shotgun sequence genome window below encodes:
- the EXOC8 gene encoding exocyst complex component 8, with product MALALGEGGGGSRLRRQLESGGFAAAEYVKQLSQQSDGDRDLQEHRQRIQALQEETAQSLKRNVYQNYRQFIETAREISYLESEMYQLSHILTEQKGIMEAVTQALLLQADRDDPALGARRAAAADPFLPLSAKEAAASEEGRQRTLTTLLEKVEGCRDLLPESPGKYLVYNGDLLEYDADHMAQIQRVHAFLMNDCLLVATALPNRRGAYRYDALYPLEGLAVVNVKDNPPMKDMFKLLMFPESRIFQAENAKIKKEWLEVLEETKRNRALSEKRRLEQEALPRPAPTPPESTNPFEEEEEEEEEEPSAEEEAVDLSLEWIQELPEDLDVCIAQRDFEGAVDLLDKLNEYLADKPVSQPVKELRAKVDERVRQLTDVLVFELSPDRSLRGGPRATRRAVSQLIRLGQSTKACELFLKNRAAAVHTAIRQLRIEGATLLYIHKLCHVFFTSLLETAREFETDFAGNNGCYSAFVVWARSSMRMFVDAFSKQVFDSKESLSTAAECVKVAKEHCKQLSDIGLDLTFIIHALLVKDIKGALQSYKDIIIEATKHRNSEEMWRRMNLMTPEALGKLREEMKSCGVGSFDQYTGDDCWVNLSYTVVAFTKQTMAFLEEALKLYFPELHMVLLESLVEIILVAVQHVDYSLRCEQDPEKKAFIRQNASFLYETVLPVVEKRFEEGVGKPAKQLQDLRNASRLMRINPESTTSVV from the exons ATGGCGCTGGCGCTCGGGGAGGGTGGCGGCGGGAGCCGGCTGCGGCGGCAGCTGGAGTCGGGGGGCTTCGCGGCGGCGGAGTACGTGAAGCAGCTGTCGCAGCAGTCGGACGGCGACCGGGACCTGCAGGAGCACCGGCAGCGCATCCAGGCGCTGCAAGAGGAGACGGCGCAGAGCCTGAAGCGCAACGTCTACCAGAACTACCGGCAGTTCATCGAGACGGCGCGGGAGATCAGCTACCTGGAGAGCGAGATGTACCAGCTCAGCCACATCCTCACCGAGCAGAAGGGCATCATGGAGGCCGTCACGCAGGCCCTGCTCCTGCAAGCCGACCGCGACGACCCCGCCCTGGgcgcccgccgcgccgccgccgccgaccCTTTCCTGCCGCTGTCGGCCAAGGAGGCTGCGGCCAGCGAGGAGGGCCGGCAGCGGACCCTCACCACCCTGCTGGAGAAGGTGGAGGGCTGCCGCGACCTGCTGCCCGAGAGCCCCGGCAAGTACCTGGTGTACAACGGCGACCTGCTGGAGTACGACGCCGACCACATGGCGCAGATCCAGCGGGTGCACGCCTTCCTGATGAACGACTGCCTGCTGGTGGCCACCGCCCTGCCCAACCGCCGCGGCGCCTACCGCTACGACGCCCTGTACCCCCTCGAGGGGCTGGCCGTGGTCAACGTCAAGGACAACCCGCCCATGAAGGACATGTTCAAGCTGCTCATGTTCCCCGAGAGCCGCATCTTCCAGGCCGAGAACGCCAAGATCAAGAAGGAGtggctggaggtgctggaggagaCCAAGCGCAACCGGGCCCTCAGCGAGAAGCGACGCCTGGAGCAGGAGGCCCTGCCCCGGCCCGCCCCGACGCCTCCTGAGTCCACCAACCCCttcgaggaggaggaggaggaggaggaagaagagccCTCCGCTGAGGAGGAGGCGGTCGACCTCTCGCTCGAGTGGATCCAGGAGCTGCCGGAGGACCTGGACGTCTGCATCGCTCAGCGGGACTTTGAAGGGGCTGTGGACCTGCTCGATAAACTCAACGAGTACTTGGCAGACAAGCCCGTGAGCCAGCCCGTGAAGGAGCTGCGGGCCAAGGTGGACGAGCGGGTCCGGCAGCTTACGGACGTGCTGGTCTTTGAGCTGTCTCCGGACCGCTCGCTGCGAGGAGGGCCACGGGCCACGCGCCGGGCCGTGTCCCAGCTCATTCGCTTGGGCCAGTCCACCAAGGCCTGTGAGCTCTTCCTGAAGAACCGGGCGGCCGCGGTGCACACGGCCATCCGACAGCTGCGCATTGAGGGTGCCACGCTGCTCTACATCCACAAACTCTGCCACGTCTTTTTCACCAGCCTTCTAGAGACGGCCAGAGAGTTTGAGACGGACTTCGCTGGCAACAATGGCTGCTATTCCGCCTTTGTTGTGTGGGCCCGCTCTTCCATGAGGATGTTTGTGGATGCCTTTAGTAAGCAAGTGTTTGACAGTAAGGAGAGCTTGTCAACTGCAGCAGAGTGCGTGAAG GTAGCCAAAGAGCACTGCAAGCAGCTCAGCGACATTGGACTGGATCTCACCTTCATCATTCATGCCCTTCTGGTAAAGGATATCAAAGGCGCTTTGCAGAGCTACAAGGATATCATCATCGAGGCCACCAAGCACCGCAACTCTGAGGAGATGTGGAGAAGGATGAACCTCATGACTCCAGAGGCTCTGGGGAAACTCAGGGAGGAGATGAAGAGCTGCGGCGTAGGCAGTTTTGACCAATACACTGGTGATGACTGCTGGGTCAACCTTAGCTACACTGTAGTAGCTTTCACTAAGCAGACTATGGCCTTTTTGGAGGAAGCATTAAAGCTTTACTTTCCAGAGCTGCATATGGTTCTTTTGGAGAGCCTTGTGGAAATCATCCTAGTGGCTGTCCAGCATGTCGATTACAGTTTACGGTGTGAACAGGACCCTGAGAAGAAAGCATTCATTAGGCAGAATGCATCCTTCCTTTATGAAACTGTCCTTCCTGTTGTGGAAAAAAGATTTGAGGAGGGAGTCGGAAAGCCAGCCAAGCAGCTACAGGATCTGAGAAATGCTTCGAGATTGATGCGTATAAATCCAGAAAGTACCACCTCTGTGGTGTGA
- the RHOU gene encoding rho-related GTP-binding protein RhoU yields the protein MPPQQEGEAGYIGKPVPGGCEVPPVPPRRVRSGRAAAALGAALGGRCRAAGSGAGAAAGSGAGAGAEPRRSVKCVLVGDGAVGKTSLVVSYTTNGYPTEYIPTAFDNFSAVVSVDGKPVRLQLCDTAGQDEFDKLRPLCYTNTDIFLLCFSVVSPSSFQNVSEKWVPEIRCHCPKAPIILVGTQSDLREDVKVLIELDKCKEKPVPEEAAKLCAEEIKAASYIECSALTQKNLKEVFDAAIVAGIQYSDTQQQPKKSKCRTPDKMKNLSKSWWKKYCCFV from the exons ATGCCGCCGCAGCAGGAGGGCGAGGCGGGCTACATCGGCAAGCCGGTGCCGGGCGGCTGCGAGGTGCCGCCGGTGCCCCCGCGCAGGGTGCGcagcgggcgggcggcggcggcgctggggGCGGCGCTGGGCGGCCGCTgccgggcggcggggagcggggccggggccgcggcggggagcggggcgggggccggAGCCGAGCCGCGGCGTAGCGTCAAGTGCGTGCTGGTGGGGGACGGTGCCGTGGGGAAGACGAGTCTGGTGGTGAGCTACACCACCAACGGGTACCCCACCGAGTACATCCCCACCGCCTTCGACAACTTCTCCG CCGTGGTGTCTGTGGATGGCAAGCCGGTGCGACTGCAGCTCTGCGACACGGCCGGGCAG GATGAGTTTGACAAGCTGAGGCCTCTGTGCTACACCAACACAGACATcttcctgctgtgcttcagcGTCGTCAGCCCCTCGTCCTTCCAGAACGTCAGCGAGAAGTGGGTCCCCGAAATCCGATGCCACTGCCCCAAGGCGCCCATCATCCTGGTGGGGACGCAGTCGGACCTCCGGGAGGACGTCAAGGTGCTCATCGAGCTGGACAAGTGCAAGGAGAAGCCGGTCCCGGAGGAGGCCGCAAAGCTCtgtgctgaagaaataaaagccgCGTCCTACATCGAGTGCTCGGCTTTGACTCAGAAAAACCTCAAGGAGGTCTTTGATGCGGCCATTGTGGCTGGAATTCAGTACTCAGATACCCAGCAGCAACCAAAGAAATCCAAGTGTAGGACTCCAGACAAGATGAAAAACCTCTCCAAATCCTGGtggaaaaaatactgctgttttgtATAG